A stretch of the Medicago truncatula cultivar Jemalong A17 chromosome 5, MtrunA17r5.0-ANR, whole genome shotgun sequence genome encodes the following:
- the LOC11424785 gene encoding DNA mismatch repair protein MLH3 isoform X3, protein MATVRPLPESVRSSIRSAFSLFDFTRIVEELVYNSLDARATKVSVFVDIGSCYLKVVDDGGGITRDGLELVGERYATSKFLNLADLNATSENFGFRGEALASISEVSLLEIVTRAYGRPNGYRKVLKGCKCIYLGIDDDRKEVGTTVIVSEIFYNQPVRRKQIQSSPNKVLQSIKKCVMRLALVCPNISFKVVDIEREYELFCSHSAASPLSLVTTGFGVEVTNSLHELEVENDIIKLTGYISGPCNTLDMKALQYLYINSQFVCKGPVHKLLSQLAIRFEHRNSWSADNESQNKKRGRFQPCPAYILNLRCPRSLYVLSFEPSKTYVEFKDWAPILNFIEKVIKQFWEGSIACGDSSNKASYMVQEDQREKVDATISAEADISKFGSQNRKDCLDLFFSTSDKLNEDDNHQCYREDVITSIDYLYRGTKILKEKQKKGGHLCQTGYSGNLLDVSYAKSMSTIMKKSNSFLTYDNNDLWQGVHFLDGMCPAAESFYDNIPSYARSSSRGRKLNEEDAGMICESFEGYECHGFGYDEEIGWNFQKPFLKSCSTQKDSILNEKTLLVNDELQLQTDSFWSKQNLGEDFCSGSKDLYTRPCVEVAKKLKMSEDSDFLVKAWPEENCLPLDSWYSATQIGNSGSDDRLSNSEWHHVYQESSSRATALSVYHTNDINDLAGSSRCNKRIPRTPIFDDKENGNIFSYDLGGASRCSTRITHIFDDEENGYNFSYDMSRNANQDPCTSSFANSGFSFDGAVDCKEIFNRLVDWPDFHDTHFTKRSDILIEEPDCLLPESCVIKCNRPNIIKGDRDLFRHPTLEKTRVRSKRSFSAPPFHRSRRRFFSLNQPPQMVAKRPSGLASDPASSLLEASDFKYSQHSPDALSPNNEDLLDNLKTNVKRSSEVLGATQVNDTAETEGFESFNVQQNDPFRELISKEVQDSVDYGTKWRSCAPQTPNDKIDIQSQNNILDISSGFLHLAGDSLIPDTISKKCLEDAKVLHQVDKKFIPIMAGRTLAVIDQHAGDERIRLEDLRQKVLSGEAKAITYLDAEQELVLPEIGYQLLHSYREQIKDWGWICNIHTQNSESFRRNLDLLNRQQMTIALVAVPCILGVNLNDVDLLEFLQQLADTDGSSTMPPSVVRLLNSKSCRGAIMFGDSLLPSECSLLVEELKHTSLCFQCAHGRPTTVPLVNLEALRNQIDKLGLMNKSSSNKWHGLQRHEVSIDRAVQRLSSANS, encoded by the exons ATGGCGACGGTAAGACCTTTACCGGAATCTGTTCGTAGCTCAATTCGTTCTGCATTTTCGTTGTTCGACTTCACAAGAATCGTTGAGGAACTTGTTTACAATAGCCTCGATGCTCGCGCTACAAAG gttTCAGTGTTTGTTGATATTGGAAGCTGCTACTTGAAAGTAGTTGATGACg GAGGTGGGATTACTCGAGATGGACTGGAATTGGTGGGAGAAAGATATG CTACATCGAAATTTCTTAATTTGGCGGACCTGAATGCTACCAGTGAAAACTTCGGTTTTCGTGGTGAAGCTTTAGCTTCCATTTCTGAAGTCTCTTTGTTGGAAATAGTGACAAGAGCTTATGGACGGCCAAATGGATATAGGAAAGTATTGAAG GGTTGCAAGTGTATATATCTTGGTATTGATGATGATAGAAAGGAAGTAGGCACAACAG TCATTGTCTCTGAAATATTCTACAACCAACCAGTTCGGAGGAAACAAATCCAATCCAG CCCCAATAAGGTACTTCAATCAATCAAGAAATGTGTGATGCGGCTTGCACTCGTGTGCCCAAATATCTCCTTCAAAGTTGTTGATATTGAAAG AGAATATGAACTTTTCTGCTCACATTCTGCTGCTTCTCCACTGTCACTTGTAACCACTGGCTTTGGGGTGGAGGTCACAAACTCTCTCCATGAATTAGAAGTTGAAAACGATATCATAAAGCTTACTGGATACATATCAGGTCCTTGCAATACCCTGGATATGAAG GCCTTACAGTATCTCT ATATCAACTCCCAGTTCGTTTGCAAGGGACCTGTTCATAAGCTTTTAAGTCAATTAGCTATTAGATTTGAGCATCGTAACTCGTGGAGTGCTGATAATGAAAGCCAAAACAAAAAGAGAGGCAGATTTCAACCATGCCCGGCATATATCTTGAATTTAAGGTGCCCCCGCTCTTTATATGTTTTGAGCTTTGAGCCGTCAAAAACTTATGTTGAATTCAAG GATTGGGCTCCAATACTAAACTTCATTGAAAAGGTCATCAAACAGTTCTGGGAGGGAAGCATAGCTTGTG GAGATTCCTCCAACAAAGCCTCTTATATGGTTCAAGAAGATCAACGTGAGAAAGTAGATGCCACCATTTCAGCAGAAGCAG ATATATCAAAGTTTGGAAGCCAAAATCGTAAGGATTGTTTAGACCTCTTCTTTTCCACTTCAGACAAGCTAAATGAAGATGACAATCATCAGTGCTACAGGGAGGATGTGATAACCTCTATTGATTACTTATATCGAGGGACCAAGATCttgaaagagaaacaaaaaaaggGAGGCCATCTTTGTCAGACCGGTTATTCTGGCAATTTACTGGATGTTTCTTATGCCAAAAGCATGTCCACCATTATGAAAAAGAGTAACAGTTTTTTGACGTATGATAACAATGATTTATGGCAAGGAGTTCACTTTTTGGATGGTATGTGTCCTGCTGCCGAAAGTTTCTATGATAATATTCCTTCTTATGCAAGAAGTTCTTCACGTGGAAGAAAATTAAATGAAGAAGATGCTGGCATGATCTGTGAATCATTTGAAGGTTATGAATGCCATGGGTTCGGTTATGATGAAGAGATTGGTTGGAATTTTCAAAAGCCTTTTCTAAAGAGCTGCTCTACACAAAAAGATAGTATCCTGAACGAGAAGACTTTGCTTGTAAATGATGAACTTCAACTCCAAACCGATAGCTTTTGGAGTAAGCAAAACCTAGGGGAGGATTTTTGCAGTGGTAGTAAGGATTTATACACCCGTCCCTGTGTAGAAgttgcaaaaaaattaaagatgtcTGAAGATTCTGATTTTCTTGTAAAAGCATGGCCTGAAGAAAATTGTCTCCCTCTAGATTCATGGTATTCAGCAACACAAATAGGTAACTCTGGTTCTGATGATCGGTTATCAAACTCTGAATGGCATCATGTCTACCAAGAATCCTCATCTCGAGCTACTGCATTGAGTGTTTATCATACCAATGATATTAATGATCTTGCAGGATCATCTAGATGCAATAAAAGGATTCCTCGTACACCAATTTTCGATGACAAAGAAAATGGGAACATTTTCAGCTACGATCTTGGAGGAGCATCCAGATGCAGTACAAGGATTACACATATTTTTGACGATGAAGAAAATGGGTACAACTTCAGTTATGACATGTCAAGGAATGCTAACCAGGATCCCTGCACCTCAAGTTTTGCAAATAGTGGATTTAGTTTTGATGGTGCTGTTGATTGTAAAGAAATATTCAACAGATTGGTTGACTGGCCTGATTTCCATGATACACATTTCACAAAAAGGTCGGATATTTTAATTGAGGAGCCAGACTGCCTATTACCTGAGTCATGTGTTATAAAATGTAACAGACCCAACATTATAAAAGGCGATAGGGATCTTTTTAGGCACCCAACTTTGGAAAAGACTCGTGTAAGATCTAAAAGAAGCTTCTCAGCTCCTCCATTTCACAGAAGTAGAAGGAGGTTTTTCTCTTTAAATCAGCCTCCTCAAATGGTAGCTAAAAGACCTAGCGGTCTAGCATCCGACCCTGCTTCCAGTCTTCtag AAGCAAGTGATTTTAAATATTCTCAACATTCTCCTGACGCTCTTAGCCCCAACAATGAAGATCTATTGGATAATCTTAA AACTAATGTGAAACGGAGTTCAGAGGTTCTGGGGGCTACACAGGTTAATGACACTGCTGAGACTGAAGGGTTTGAAAGTTTCAATGTTCAACAGAATGATCCATTCAGGG AATTGATATCTAAGGAAGTGCAAGATTCCGTAGATTATGGGACTAAATGGAGGAGCTGCGCACCTCAAACTCCA AATGATAAAATTGACATTCAAAGTCAAAATAATATACTTGATATCTCTTCTGGATTCTTGCATCTTGCTGGAGATTCACTGATCCCTGATACTATCAGCAAGAAATGCCTTGAGGATGCCAAAGTTCTTCATCAGGTGGATAAGAAATTCATTCCAATCATGGCTGGCAGAACCCTTGCTGTTATTGATCAG CATGCTGGAGATGAAAGAATCAGACTGGAAGACTTGCGTCAAAAG GTATTATCTGGAGAAGCAAAAGCAATAACCTATCTAGATGCTGAACAGGAGCTG GTACTGCCAGAGATTGGTTATCAACTACTTCATAGTTACAGGGAACAGATTAAAGATTGGGGCTGGATATGTAACATTCATACTCAAAATTCTGAATCCTTTAGAAG gaatttggatcTTCTCAACAGACAACAAATGACAATTGCTCTTGTTGCG GTACCATGTATTTTAGGTGTCAATTTAAATGATGTTGATCTTTTAGAGTTTCTTCAGCAG CTAGCTGATACTGACGGATCATCAACAATGCCACCCTCCGTTGTACGACTCCTAAATTCGAAATCGTGCAGAG GTGCAATTATGTTTGGGGATTCATTGCTACCATCAGAATGCTCCCTTCTAGTTGAAGAGCTAAAGCATACATCCCTCTGTTTCCAG TGTGCTCATGGGAGACCAACCACTGTTCCTCTAGTCAACTTGGAGGCACTGCGTAATCAAATAGACAAGCTTGGACTGATGAATAAGAGCTCAAGTAACAAGTGGCATGGATTACAAAGACATGAAGTGTCTATTGATCGTGCAGTACAGCGTTTAAGTTCTGCCAATAGTTGA
- the LOC11424785 gene encoding DNA mismatch repair protein MLH3 isoform X2, translating into MATVRPLPESVRSSIRSAFSLFDFTRIVEELVYNSLDARATKVSVFVDIGSCYLKVVDDGGGITRDGLELVGERYATSKFLNLADLNATSENFGFRGEALASISEVSLLEIVTRAYGRPNGYRKVLKGCKCIYLGIDDDRKEVGTTVIVSEIFYNQPVRRKQIQSSPNKVLQSIKKCVMRLALVCPNISFKVVDIEREYELFCSHSAASPLSLVTTGFGVEVTNSLHELEVENDIIKLTGYISGPCNTLDMKALQYLYINSQFVCKGPVHKLLSQLAIRFEHRNSWSADNESQNKKRGRFQPCPAYILNLRCPRSLYVLSFEPSKTYVEFKDWAPILNFIEKVIKQFWEGSIACDSSNKASYMVQEDQREKVDATISAEADISKFGSQNRKDCLDLFFSTSDKLNEDDNHQCYREDVITSIDYLYRGTKILKEKQKKGGHLCQTGYSGNLLDVSYAKSMSTIMKKSNSFLTYDNNDLWQGVHFLDGMCPAAESFYDNIPSYARSSSRGRKLNEEDAGMICESFEGYECHGFGYDEEIGWNFQKPFLKSCSTQKDSILNEKTLLVNDELQLQTDSFWSKQNLGEDFCSGSKDLYTRPCVEVAKKLKMSEDSDFLVKAWPEENCLPLDSWYSATQIGNSGSDDRLSNSEWHHVYQESSSRATALSVYHTNDINDLAGSSRCNKRIPRTPIFDDKENGNIFSYDLGGASRCSTRITHIFDDEENGYNFSYDMSRNANQDPCTSSFANSGFSFDGAVDCKEIFNRLVDWPDFHDTHFTKRSDILIEEPDCLLPESCVIKCNRPNIIKGDRDLFRHPTLEKTRVRSKRSFSAPPFHRSRRRFFSLNQPPQMVAKRPSGLASDPASSLLEASDFKYSQHSPDALSPNNEDLLDNLKTNVKRSSEVLGATQVNDTAETEGFESFNVQQNDPFRELISKEVQDSVDYGTKWRSCAPQTPKNDKIDIQSQNNILDISSGFLHLAGDSLIPDTISKKCLEDAKVLHQVDKKFIPIMAGRTLAVIDQHAGDERIRLEDLRQKVLSGEAKAITYLDAEQELVLPEIGYQLLHSYREQIKDWGWICNIHTQNSESFRRNLDLLNRQQMTIALVAVPCILGVNLNDVDLLEFLQQLADTDGSSTMPPSVVRLLNSKSCRGAIMFGDSLLPSECSLLVEELKHTSLCFQCAHGRPTTVPLVNLEALRNQIDKLGLMNKSSSNKWHGLQRHEVSIDRAVQRLSSANS; encoded by the exons ATGGCGACGGTAAGACCTTTACCGGAATCTGTTCGTAGCTCAATTCGTTCTGCATTTTCGTTGTTCGACTTCACAAGAATCGTTGAGGAACTTGTTTACAATAGCCTCGATGCTCGCGCTACAAAG gttTCAGTGTTTGTTGATATTGGAAGCTGCTACTTGAAAGTAGTTGATGACg GAGGTGGGATTACTCGAGATGGACTGGAATTGGTGGGAGAAAGATATG CTACATCGAAATTTCTTAATTTGGCGGACCTGAATGCTACCAGTGAAAACTTCGGTTTTCGTGGTGAAGCTTTAGCTTCCATTTCTGAAGTCTCTTTGTTGGAAATAGTGACAAGAGCTTATGGACGGCCAAATGGATATAGGAAAGTATTGAAG GGTTGCAAGTGTATATATCTTGGTATTGATGATGATAGAAAGGAAGTAGGCACAACAG TCATTGTCTCTGAAATATTCTACAACCAACCAGTTCGGAGGAAACAAATCCAATCCAG CCCCAATAAGGTACTTCAATCAATCAAGAAATGTGTGATGCGGCTTGCACTCGTGTGCCCAAATATCTCCTTCAAAGTTGTTGATATTGAAAG AGAATATGAACTTTTCTGCTCACATTCTGCTGCTTCTCCACTGTCACTTGTAACCACTGGCTTTGGGGTGGAGGTCACAAACTCTCTCCATGAATTAGAAGTTGAAAACGATATCATAAAGCTTACTGGATACATATCAGGTCCTTGCAATACCCTGGATATGAAG GCCTTACAGTATCTCT ATATCAACTCCCAGTTCGTTTGCAAGGGACCTGTTCATAAGCTTTTAAGTCAATTAGCTATTAGATTTGAGCATCGTAACTCGTGGAGTGCTGATAATGAAAGCCAAAACAAAAAGAGAGGCAGATTTCAACCATGCCCGGCATATATCTTGAATTTAAGGTGCCCCCGCTCTTTATATGTTTTGAGCTTTGAGCCGTCAAAAACTTATGTTGAATTCAAG GATTGGGCTCCAATACTAAACTTCATTGAAAAGGTCATCAAACAGTTCTGGGAGGGAAGCATAGCTTGTG ATTCCTCCAACAAAGCCTCTTATATGGTTCAAGAAGATCAACGTGAGAAAGTAGATGCCACCATTTCAGCAGAAGCAG ATATATCAAAGTTTGGAAGCCAAAATCGTAAGGATTGTTTAGACCTCTTCTTTTCCACTTCAGACAAGCTAAATGAAGATGACAATCATCAGTGCTACAGGGAGGATGTGATAACCTCTATTGATTACTTATATCGAGGGACCAAGATCttgaaagagaaacaaaaaaaggGAGGCCATCTTTGTCAGACCGGTTATTCTGGCAATTTACTGGATGTTTCTTATGCCAAAAGCATGTCCACCATTATGAAAAAGAGTAACAGTTTTTTGACGTATGATAACAATGATTTATGGCAAGGAGTTCACTTTTTGGATGGTATGTGTCCTGCTGCCGAAAGTTTCTATGATAATATTCCTTCTTATGCAAGAAGTTCTTCACGTGGAAGAAAATTAAATGAAGAAGATGCTGGCATGATCTGTGAATCATTTGAAGGTTATGAATGCCATGGGTTCGGTTATGATGAAGAGATTGGTTGGAATTTTCAAAAGCCTTTTCTAAAGAGCTGCTCTACACAAAAAGATAGTATCCTGAACGAGAAGACTTTGCTTGTAAATGATGAACTTCAACTCCAAACCGATAGCTTTTGGAGTAAGCAAAACCTAGGGGAGGATTTTTGCAGTGGTAGTAAGGATTTATACACCCGTCCCTGTGTAGAAgttgcaaaaaaattaaagatgtcTGAAGATTCTGATTTTCTTGTAAAAGCATGGCCTGAAGAAAATTGTCTCCCTCTAGATTCATGGTATTCAGCAACACAAATAGGTAACTCTGGTTCTGATGATCGGTTATCAAACTCTGAATGGCATCATGTCTACCAAGAATCCTCATCTCGAGCTACTGCATTGAGTGTTTATCATACCAATGATATTAATGATCTTGCAGGATCATCTAGATGCAATAAAAGGATTCCTCGTACACCAATTTTCGATGACAAAGAAAATGGGAACATTTTCAGCTACGATCTTGGAGGAGCATCCAGATGCAGTACAAGGATTACACATATTTTTGACGATGAAGAAAATGGGTACAACTTCAGTTATGACATGTCAAGGAATGCTAACCAGGATCCCTGCACCTCAAGTTTTGCAAATAGTGGATTTAGTTTTGATGGTGCTGTTGATTGTAAAGAAATATTCAACAGATTGGTTGACTGGCCTGATTTCCATGATACACATTTCACAAAAAGGTCGGATATTTTAATTGAGGAGCCAGACTGCCTATTACCTGAGTCATGTGTTATAAAATGTAACAGACCCAACATTATAAAAGGCGATAGGGATCTTTTTAGGCACCCAACTTTGGAAAAGACTCGTGTAAGATCTAAAAGAAGCTTCTCAGCTCCTCCATTTCACAGAAGTAGAAGGAGGTTTTTCTCTTTAAATCAGCCTCCTCAAATGGTAGCTAAAAGACCTAGCGGTCTAGCATCCGACCCTGCTTCCAGTCTTCtag AAGCAAGTGATTTTAAATATTCTCAACATTCTCCTGACGCTCTTAGCCCCAACAATGAAGATCTATTGGATAATCTTAA AACTAATGTGAAACGGAGTTCAGAGGTTCTGGGGGCTACACAGGTTAATGACACTGCTGAGACTGAAGGGTTTGAAAGTTTCAATGTTCAACAGAATGATCCATTCAGGG AATTGATATCTAAGGAAGTGCAAGATTCCGTAGATTATGGGACTAAATGGAGGAGCTGCGCACCTCAAACTCCA AAGAATGATAAAATTGACATTCAAAGTCAAAATAATATACTTGATATCTCTTCTGGATTCTTGCATCTTGCTGGAGATTCACTGATCCCTGATACTATCAGCAAGAAATGCCTTGAGGATGCCAAAGTTCTTCATCAGGTGGATAAGAAATTCATTCCAATCATGGCTGGCAGAACCCTTGCTGTTATTGATCAG CATGCTGGAGATGAAAGAATCAGACTGGAAGACTTGCGTCAAAAG GTATTATCTGGAGAAGCAAAAGCAATAACCTATCTAGATGCTGAACAGGAGCTG GTACTGCCAGAGATTGGTTATCAACTACTTCATAGTTACAGGGAACAGATTAAAGATTGGGGCTGGATATGTAACATTCATACTCAAAATTCTGAATCCTTTAGAAG gaatttggatcTTCTCAACAGACAACAAATGACAATTGCTCTTGTTGCG GTACCATGTATTTTAGGTGTCAATTTAAATGATGTTGATCTTTTAGAGTTTCTTCAGCAG CTAGCTGATACTGACGGATCATCAACAATGCCACCCTCCGTTGTACGACTCCTAAATTCGAAATCGTGCAGAG GTGCAATTATGTTTGGGGATTCATTGCTACCATCAGAATGCTCCCTTCTAGTTGAAGAGCTAAAGCATACATCCCTCTGTTTCCAG TGTGCTCATGGGAGACCAACCACTGTTCCTCTAGTCAACTTGGAGGCACTGCGTAATCAAATAGACAAGCTTGGACTGATGAATAAGAGCTCAAGTAACAAGTGGCATGGATTACAAAGACATGAAGTGTCTATTGATCGTGCAGTACAGCGTTTAAGTTCTGCCAATAGTTGA
- the LOC11424785 gene encoding DNA mismatch repair protein MLH3 isoform X1, with translation MATVRPLPESVRSSIRSAFSLFDFTRIVEELVYNSLDARATKVSVFVDIGSCYLKVVDDGGGITRDGLELVGERYATSKFLNLADLNATSENFGFRGEALASISEVSLLEIVTRAYGRPNGYRKVLKGCKCIYLGIDDDRKEVGTTVIVSEIFYNQPVRRKQIQSSPNKVLQSIKKCVMRLALVCPNISFKVVDIEREYELFCSHSAASPLSLVTTGFGVEVTNSLHELEVENDIIKLTGYISGPCNTLDMKALQYLYINSQFVCKGPVHKLLSQLAIRFEHRNSWSADNESQNKKRGRFQPCPAYILNLRCPRSLYVLSFEPSKTYVEFKDWAPILNFIEKVIKQFWEGSIACGDSSNKASYMVQEDQREKVDATISAEADISKFGSQNRKDCLDLFFSTSDKLNEDDNHQCYREDVITSIDYLYRGTKILKEKQKKGGHLCQTGYSGNLLDVSYAKSMSTIMKKSNSFLTYDNNDLWQGVHFLDGMCPAAESFYDNIPSYARSSSRGRKLNEEDAGMICESFEGYECHGFGYDEEIGWNFQKPFLKSCSTQKDSILNEKTLLVNDELQLQTDSFWSKQNLGEDFCSGSKDLYTRPCVEVAKKLKMSEDSDFLVKAWPEENCLPLDSWYSATQIGNSGSDDRLSNSEWHHVYQESSSRATALSVYHTNDINDLAGSSRCNKRIPRTPIFDDKENGNIFSYDLGGASRCSTRITHIFDDEENGYNFSYDMSRNANQDPCTSSFANSGFSFDGAVDCKEIFNRLVDWPDFHDTHFTKRSDILIEEPDCLLPESCVIKCNRPNIIKGDRDLFRHPTLEKTRVRSKRSFSAPPFHRSRRRFFSLNQPPQMVAKRPSGLASDPASSLLEASDFKYSQHSPDALSPNNEDLLDNLKTNVKRSSEVLGATQVNDTAETEGFESFNVQQNDPFRELISKEVQDSVDYGTKWRSCAPQTPKNDKIDIQSQNNILDISSGFLHLAGDSLIPDTISKKCLEDAKVLHQVDKKFIPIMAGRTLAVIDQHAGDERIRLEDLRQKVLSGEAKAITYLDAEQELVLPEIGYQLLHSYREQIKDWGWICNIHTQNSESFRRNLDLLNRQQMTIALVAVPCILGVNLNDVDLLEFLQQLADTDGSSTMPPSVVRLLNSKSCRGAIMFGDSLLPSECSLLVEELKHTSLCFQCAHGRPTTVPLVNLEALRNQIDKLGLMNKSSSNKWHGLQRHEVSIDRAVQRLSSANS, from the exons ATGGCGACGGTAAGACCTTTACCGGAATCTGTTCGTAGCTCAATTCGTTCTGCATTTTCGTTGTTCGACTTCACAAGAATCGTTGAGGAACTTGTTTACAATAGCCTCGATGCTCGCGCTACAAAG gttTCAGTGTTTGTTGATATTGGAAGCTGCTACTTGAAAGTAGTTGATGACg GAGGTGGGATTACTCGAGATGGACTGGAATTGGTGGGAGAAAGATATG CTACATCGAAATTTCTTAATTTGGCGGACCTGAATGCTACCAGTGAAAACTTCGGTTTTCGTGGTGAAGCTTTAGCTTCCATTTCTGAAGTCTCTTTGTTGGAAATAGTGACAAGAGCTTATGGACGGCCAAATGGATATAGGAAAGTATTGAAG GGTTGCAAGTGTATATATCTTGGTATTGATGATGATAGAAAGGAAGTAGGCACAACAG TCATTGTCTCTGAAATATTCTACAACCAACCAGTTCGGAGGAAACAAATCCAATCCAG CCCCAATAAGGTACTTCAATCAATCAAGAAATGTGTGATGCGGCTTGCACTCGTGTGCCCAAATATCTCCTTCAAAGTTGTTGATATTGAAAG AGAATATGAACTTTTCTGCTCACATTCTGCTGCTTCTCCACTGTCACTTGTAACCACTGGCTTTGGGGTGGAGGTCACAAACTCTCTCCATGAATTAGAAGTTGAAAACGATATCATAAAGCTTACTGGATACATATCAGGTCCTTGCAATACCCTGGATATGAAG GCCTTACAGTATCTCT ATATCAACTCCCAGTTCGTTTGCAAGGGACCTGTTCATAAGCTTTTAAGTCAATTAGCTATTAGATTTGAGCATCGTAACTCGTGGAGTGCTGATAATGAAAGCCAAAACAAAAAGAGAGGCAGATTTCAACCATGCCCGGCATATATCTTGAATTTAAGGTGCCCCCGCTCTTTATATGTTTTGAGCTTTGAGCCGTCAAAAACTTATGTTGAATTCAAG GATTGGGCTCCAATACTAAACTTCATTGAAAAGGTCATCAAACAGTTCTGGGAGGGAAGCATAGCTTGTG GAGATTCCTCCAACAAAGCCTCTTATATGGTTCAAGAAGATCAACGTGAGAAAGTAGATGCCACCATTTCAGCAGAAGCAG ATATATCAAAGTTTGGAAGCCAAAATCGTAAGGATTGTTTAGACCTCTTCTTTTCCACTTCAGACAAGCTAAATGAAGATGACAATCATCAGTGCTACAGGGAGGATGTGATAACCTCTATTGATTACTTATATCGAGGGACCAAGATCttgaaagagaaacaaaaaaaggGAGGCCATCTTTGTCAGACCGGTTATTCTGGCAATTTACTGGATGTTTCTTATGCCAAAAGCATGTCCACCATTATGAAAAAGAGTAACAGTTTTTTGACGTATGATAACAATGATTTATGGCAAGGAGTTCACTTTTTGGATGGTATGTGTCCTGCTGCCGAAAGTTTCTATGATAATATTCCTTCTTATGCAAGAAGTTCTTCACGTGGAAGAAAATTAAATGAAGAAGATGCTGGCATGATCTGTGAATCATTTGAAGGTTATGAATGCCATGGGTTCGGTTATGATGAAGAGATTGGTTGGAATTTTCAAAAGCCTTTTCTAAAGAGCTGCTCTACACAAAAAGATAGTATCCTGAACGAGAAGACTTTGCTTGTAAATGATGAACTTCAACTCCAAACCGATAGCTTTTGGAGTAAGCAAAACCTAGGGGAGGATTTTTGCAGTGGTAGTAAGGATTTATACACCCGTCCCTGTGTAGAAgttgcaaaaaaattaaagatgtcTGAAGATTCTGATTTTCTTGTAAAAGCATGGCCTGAAGAAAATTGTCTCCCTCTAGATTCATGGTATTCAGCAACACAAATAGGTAACTCTGGTTCTGATGATCGGTTATCAAACTCTGAATGGCATCATGTCTACCAAGAATCCTCATCTCGAGCTACTGCATTGAGTGTTTATCATACCAATGATATTAATGATCTTGCAGGATCATCTAGATGCAATAAAAGGATTCCTCGTACACCAATTTTCGATGACAAAGAAAATGGGAACATTTTCAGCTACGATCTTGGAGGAGCATCCAGATGCAGTACAAGGATTACACATATTTTTGACGATGAAGAAAATGGGTACAACTTCAGTTATGACATGTCAAGGAATGCTAACCAGGATCCCTGCACCTCAAGTTTTGCAAATAGTGGATTTAGTTTTGATGGTGCTGTTGATTGTAAAGAAATATTCAACAGATTGGTTGACTGGCCTGATTTCCATGATACACATTTCACAAAAAGGTCGGATATTTTAATTGAGGAGCCAGACTGCCTATTACCTGAGTCATGTGTTATAAAATGTAACAGACCCAACATTATAAAAGGCGATAGGGATCTTTTTAGGCACCCAACTTTGGAAAAGACTCGTGTAAGATCTAAAAGAAGCTTCTCAGCTCCTCCATTTCACAGAAGTAGAAGGAGGTTTTTCTCTTTAAATCAGCCTCCTCAAATGGTAGCTAAAAGACCTAGCGGTCTAGCATCCGACCCTGCTTCCAGTCTTCtag AAGCAAGTGATTTTAAATATTCTCAACATTCTCCTGACGCTCTTAGCCCCAACAATGAAGATCTATTGGATAATCTTAA AACTAATGTGAAACGGAGTTCAGAGGTTCTGGGGGCTACACAGGTTAATGACACTGCTGAGACTGAAGGGTTTGAAAGTTTCAATGTTCAACAGAATGATCCATTCAGGG AATTGATATCTAAGGAAGTGCAAGATTCCGTAGATTATGGGACTAAATGGAGGAGCTGCGCACCTCAAACTCCA AAGAATGATAAAATTGACATTCAAAGTCAAAATAATATACTTGATATCTCTTCTGGATTCTTGCATCTTGCTGGAGATTCACTGATCCCTGATACTATCAGCAAGAAATGCCTTGAGGATGCCAAAGTTCTTCATCAGGTGGATAAGAAATTCATTCCAATCATGGCTGGCAGAACCCTTGCTGTTATTGATCAG CATGCTGGAGATGAAAGAATCAGACTGGAAGACTTGCGTCAAAAG GTATTATCTGGAGAAGCAAAAGCAATAACCTATCTAGATGCTGAACAGGAGCTG GTACTGCCAGAGATTGGTTATCAACTACTTCATAGTTACAGGGAACAGATTAAAGATTGGGGCTGGATATGTAACATTCATACTCAAAATTCTGAATCCTTTAGAAG gaatttggatcTTCTCAACAGACAACAAATGACAATTGCTCTTGTTGCG GTACCATGTATTTTAGGTGTCAATTTAAATGATGTTGATCTTTTAGAGTTTCTTCAGCAG CTAGCTGATACTGACGGATCATCAACAATGCCACCCTCCGTTGTACGACTCCTAAATTCGAAATCGTGCAGAG GTGCAATTATGTTTGGGGATTCATTGCTACCATCAGAATGCTCCCTTCTAGTTGAAGAGCTAAAGCATACATCCCTCTGTTTCCAG TGTGCTCATGGGAGACCAACCACTGTTCCTCTAGTCAACTTGGAGGCACTGCGTAATCAAATAGACAAGCTTGGACTGATGAATAAGAGCTCAAGTAACAAGTGGCATGGATTACAAAGACATGAAGTGTCTATTGATCGTGCAGTACAGCGTTTAAGTTCTGCCAATAGTTGA